A stretch of Pseudomonas sp. LS.1a DNA encodes these proteins:
- a CDS encoding ABC transporter permease subunit, translated as MTSPIPKSVTPASPVDQSLLYPSPYKEFWQAFARNKGAVMGLAFMCLVVFCALFAPWVAPHDPSEQYRDFLLTPPVWLEGGSWQFILGTDELGRDLLSRLIQGARLSLLIGLSSVVMSLIPGILLGLLAGFFPQLLGPSIMRLMDVMLALPSLLLAVAIVAILGPGLINTVIAIAIVSLPSYVRLTRAAVMGELNRDYVTAARLAGAGLPRLMFVTVLPNCMAPLIVQATLSFSSAILDAAALGFLGLGVQPPTPEWGTMLASARDYIERAWWVVSLPGLTILLSVLAINLMGDGLRDALDPKLKNAA; from the coding sequence ATGACTAGCCCGATTCCGAAATCCGTCACGCCGGCCAGCCCGGTGGACCAGAGCCTGCTCTACCCCTCGCCGTACAAAGAATTCTGGCAAGCCTTCGCGCGCAACAAAGGCGCGGTGATGGGCCTGGCCTTCATGTGCCTGGTGGTGTTCTGCGCGCTGTTCGCGCCGTGGGTCGCCCCGCACGACCCGAGCGAGCAGTACCGCGACTTCCTGCTGACCCCGCCGGTGTGGCTCGAAGGCGGCAGCTGGCAGTTCATCCTCGGCACCGACGAGCTGGGCCGCGACCTGCTTTCGCGGCTGATCCAGGGCGCGCGGCTGTCGCTGCTGATCGGCCTGTCGTCGGTAGTGATGTCGTTGATCCCGGGCATCCTGCTCGGCCTGCTGGCTGGTTTCTTCCCGCAACTGCTCGGCCCGTCGATCATGCGCCTGATGGACGTGATGCTGGCGCTGCCCTCGCTGCTGCTGGCGGTGGCCATCGTCGCCATCCTCGGCCCAGGCCTGATCAACACCGTGATCGCCATCGCCATCGTATCGTTGCCATCCTATGTGCGCCTGACCCGCGCCGCCGTGATGGGCGAGCTGAACCGCGATTACGTCACCGCCGCACGCCTGGCCGGTGCCGGGCTGCCACGGCTGATGTTCGTCACCGTGCTGCCCAACTGCATGGCACCGCTGATCGTGCAGGCCACCCTCAGCTTCTCCTCGGCCATCCTCGACGCTGCCGCCCTGGGCTTCCTCGGCCTTGGCGTGCAGCCGCCGACCCCGGAGTGGGGCACCATGCTGGCTTCGGCCCGTGACTACATCGAGCGCGCCTGGTGGGTGGTGAGCCTGCCCGGCCTGACCATTCTGCTCAGTGTGCTGGCAATCAACCTGATGGGCGACGGCCTGCGCGATGCGCTGGACCCGAAACTCAAGAACGCCGCCTGA
- a CDS encoding ABC transporter ATP-binding protein translates to MSLLQINNLNVRFGDATAVPVVDGLDLTVEAGEILAIVGESGSGKSVTMMALMGLIDAPGRITADALNFDGTDMLKLSGRQRRKVVGKDIAMVFQDPMTALNPSYTVGYQIEEVLRQHLGLKGKAARQRALELLKKVEIPAAESRLDAYPHQLSGGMSQRVAIAMAIAGEPKLLIADEPTTALDVTIQAQIMELLVNLQKERNMALILITHDLAVVAETARRVCVMYAGQAVEVGQVPELFDVPAHPYSEALLAAIPEHSIGAERLATLPGIVPGRYDRPEGCLLSPRCPYVQDNCRRQRPPLDPQAHGLVRCFYPLNQEVA, encoded by the coding sequence ATGTCACTGTTGCAGATCAACAACCTGAACGTGCGCTTCGGCGACGCCACTGCGGTACCGGTGGTCGATGGCCTGGACCTGACGGTGGAGGCCGGCGAGATCCTGGCCATCGTCGGCGAATCGGGCTCCGGCAAGTCCGTGACCATGATGGCCCTGATGGGCCTGATCGATGCCCCGGGGCGCATCACTGCCGACGCGCTCAACTTCGACGGCACCGACATGCTCAAGCTCAGCGGCCGCCAGCGACGCAAGGTGGTGGGCAAGGACATCGCCATGGTCTTCCAGGACCCGATGACCGCGCTCAACCCCAGCTACACCGTGGGCTACCAGATCGAGGAAGTGCTGCGCCAGCACCTGGGCCTGAAGGGCAAGGCCGCGCGCCAGCGTGCCCTGGAGCTGCTGAAAAAGGTCGAGATCCCGGCGGCCGAAAGCCGCCTGGACGCCTACCCGCACCAACTGTCCGGCGGCATGAGCCAGCGCGTGGCGATTGCCATGGCGATTGCCGGCGAACCCAAGCTGCTGATCGCCGACGAACCCACCACTGCACTGGACGTGACCATCCAGGCGCAGATCATGGAGCTGCTGGTCAACCTGCAGAAAGAGCGCAACATGGCGCTCATCCTGATCACCCACGACCTCGCCGTGGTCGCCGAAACGGCCAGGCGCGTATGCGTGATGTACGCCGGCCAGGCCGTGGAAGTGGGCCAGGTGCCGGAGCTGTTCGACGTGCCTGCCCACCCCTACAGCGAAGCACTGCTGGCGGCGATTCCCGAGCACAGCATCGGCGCCGAGCGCCTGGCCACCCTGCCCGGTATCGTCCCCGGCCGCTACGACCGCCCCGAGGGTTGCCTGCTGTCACCGCGCTGTCCGTACGTGCAGGACAACTGCCGGCGCCAGCGCCCGCCCCTCGATCCCCAGGCCCATGGCCTGGTGCGTTGCTTCTACCCGCTGAACCAGGAGGTGGCGTGA
- a CDS encoding ABC transporter permease subunit, whose product MLSFIARRLGLLIPTFFGITLLTFALIRLIPGDPVEVMMGERRVDPEMHAQAMERLGLNKPLPVQYLDYVGKLAQGDLGESLRTRESVWSEFLTLFPATLELAFAALLFAGIVGLLAGVIAALKRGSLFDHGVMGISLAGYSMPIFWWGLILIMFFSVSLGWTPVSGRIDLLYDIEPKTGFMLIDTLLSDEEGAFKDAVMHLILPAIVLGTIPLAVIARMTRSSMLEVLREDYIRTARAKGLSPARVVFVHGLRNALIPVLTVFGLQVGTLLAGAVLTETIFSWPGIGKWLIEAIGARDYPVVQNGILLIACLVILVNFVVDILYGLANPRIRHQR is encoded by the coding sequence ATGTTGAGCTTTATTGCCCGGCGCCTTGGCCTGCTGATACCGACCTTTTTCGGTATCACCTTGCTGACCTTCGCGCTCATACGCCTGATCCCCGGTGACCCGGTGGAAGTGATGATGGGCGAGCGCAGGGTCGACCCCGAAATGCATGCCCAGGCCATGGAGCGCCTGGGCCTGAACAAGCCGCTGCCGGTCCAGTACCTGGACTACGTCGGCAAGCTGGCCCAGGGTGACCTCGGTGAATCGCTGCGCACCCGCGAGAGCGTGTGGAGCGAGTTCCTCACCCTGTTCCCGGCCACCCTCGAACTGGCCTTCGCCGCCCTGCTGTTCGCCGGCATCGTCGGCCTGCTGGCCGGGGTGATCGCCGCGCTCAAGCGCGGTTCGCTGTTCGACCACGGGGTGATGGGCATTTCCCTGGCGGGTTACTCGATGCCGATCTTCTGGTGGGGCCTGATCCTGATCATGTTCTTCTCGGTAAGCCTGGGCTGGACCCCGGTATCCGGGCGCATCGACCTGCTCTACGACATCGAGCCGAAGACCGGCTTCATGCTCATCGATACCCTGCTCAGCGACGAGGAAGGCGCGTTCAAGGACGCGGTGATGCACCTGATCCTGCCGGCCATCGTGCTCGGCACCATCCCGCTGGCGGTGATTGCCCGCATGACCCGCTCGTCGATGCTCGAAGTGTTGCGCGAGGACTACATCCGCACCGCCCGCGCCAAAGGCCTGTCACCGGCCCGCGTGGTGTTCGTGCACGGCCTGCGCAACGCGCTGATCCCGGTACTGACCGTGTTCGGCCTGCAGGTCGGCACGTTGCTGGCCGGTGCAGTGCTGACCGAAACCATCTTTTCCTGGCCGGGCATCGGCAAGTGGCTGATCGAAGCCATCGGTGCCCGTGACTACCCCGTGGTCCAGAACGGCATCCTGTTGATCGCCTGCCTGGTGATCCTGGTCAACTTCGTGGTGGATATCCTCTACGGCCTGGCCAACCCACGCATCCGTCATCAGCGCTGA
- a CDS encoding AraC family transcriptional regulator, which produces MTATTLPDGPEQTPLTADTVLRYHLCWKHRDLDGVIALYHPDIQYHDFFQNRVLGYQELRDYVRACLPHEAGEDIVHSDRIRVDGCTAFIQYQVTVQGGDGLVAFQSSEAITVKDGLIWQVNEYATLVRQNGSGHTSSGPRPATSRLGLSPRQLSTMAQDLEHYFQRQRPYLDPELDLQQVADASGYSRNQISYLLNQVLGQSFYRYVNQARLQHLMASLDDDSVEATIDELAFNAGFNSLSAFYKCFREHTGLTPKAYLKQISLRART; this is translated from the coding sequence ATGACCGCCACTACCCTCCCCGACGGCCCCGAGCAGACCCCGCTCACCGCCGACACCGTGCTGCGCTACCACCTGTGCTGGAAGCACCGCGACCTCGACGGCGTCATTGCGCTCTACCACCCCGACATCCAGTACCACGACTTCTTCCAGAACCGCGTGCTCGGCTACCAGGAACTGCGTGACTACGTGCGCGCCTGCCTGCCCCATGAAGCCGGCGAAGACATCGTCCACAGCGACCGCATCCGCGTCGACGGCTGCACCGCGTTCATCCAGTACCAGGTCACGGTCCAGGGCGGCGATGGCCTGGTAGCGTTCCAGTCCAGTGAGGCGATCACCGTCAAGGACGGCCTGATCTGGCAAGTCAACGAGTACGCCACGCTGGTCCGCCAGAACGGCAGCGGCCACACCAGCAGCGGCCCGCGCCCAGCCACCAGCCGCCTTGGCCTGTCCCCCCGACAACTGTCGACCATGGCCCAGGACCTGGAGCACTACTTCCAGCGCCAGCGCCCCTACCTGGACCCGGAGCTAGACCTGCAGCAGGTGGCCGACGCCAGCGGCTACAGCCGCAACCAGATCTCCTACCTGCTCAACCAGGTGCTCGGGCAAAGCTTCTACCGCTACGTCAACCAGGCCCGCCTGCAGCACCTGATGGCCAGCCTCGATGACGACAGCGTCGAGGCGACGATCGACGAGCTGGCGTTCAATGCCGGTTTCAACTCGCTGTCGGCGTTCTACAAGTGTTTCCGCGAACACACCGGGCTTACGCCCAAGGCCTACCTGAAGCAAATTTCCCTGCGTGCACGCACGTAG
- a CDS encoding peptide ABC transporter ATP-binding protein has product MAVVLSARELTRHYEVSRGLFKGHALVRALNGVSFELEAGKTLAVVGESGCGKSTLARALTLIEEPSSGSLQIAGTEVKGASKSERKQLRRDVQMVFQSPYASLNPRQKIGDQLAEPLLINTSLSKAERREKVQKMMEQVGLRPEHYQRYPHMFSGGQRQRIALARAMMLQPKVLVADEPTSALDVSIQAQVLNLFMDLQKEFNTAYVFISHNLAVVRHVADQVLVMYLGRPAEMGPKEDIYERPLHPYTQALLSATPAIHPDPLKPKIRIAGELPNPLNPPDGCAFHKRCPYATERCAKEVPALRQVSTRQVACHYAEQFL; this is encoded by the coding sequence ATGGCCGTCGTTCTATCCGCCCGGGAGCTGACCCGGCATTACGAAGTCTCTCGCGGGCTGTTCAAGGGCCACGCCCTGGTCCGCGCGCTGAATGGCGTGTCGTTCGAACTGGAGGCCGGCAAGACCCTGGCCGTGGTCGGCGAGTCCGGCTGCGGCAAGTCGACCCTGGCCCGCGCCCTGACCCTGATCGAAGAGCCGTCGTCCGGCTCGCTGCAAATTGCCGGCACCGAAGTGAAAGGCGCCAGCAAGAGCGAACGCAAGCAACTGCGCCGCGACGTGCAGATGGTGTTCCAGAGCCCCTACGCCTCGCTCAACCCTCGGCAGAAGATTGGTGACCAGCTGGCCGAGCCGCTGCTGATCAACACCTCGCTGAGCAAGGCCGAGCGGCGAGAAAAGGTGCAGAAGATGATGGAACAGGTCGGCCTGCGCCCCGAGCATTACCAGCGCTACCCGCACATGTTCTCCGGCGGCCAGCGCCAGCGTATCGCCCTGGCGCGGGCGATGATGCTGCAGCCCAAGGTGCTGGTGGCGGACGAGCCGACCTCGGCGCTGGACGTGTCGATCCAGGCCCAGGTGCTGAACCTGTTCATGGATTTGCAGAAGGAGTTCAACACCGCCTATGTGTTCATCTCGCACAACCTGGCGGTGGTGCGGCATGTGGCCGATCAGGTGCTGGTGATGTACCTGGGGCGGCCGGCGGAGATGGGGCCGAAAGAGGATATCTACGAAAGGCCGTTGCACCCGTATACCCAGGCGTTGCTGTCAGCCACGCCGGCGATTCACCCGGACCCGTTGAAGCCGAAGATCCGTATTGCCGGGGAGCTGCCCAACCCGCTGAACCCGCCGGATGGCTGTGCGTTTCACAAGCGCTGCCCGTATGCGACCGAGCGGTGTGCCAAGGAGGTGCCGGCGTTGCGGCAGGTGAGTACCCGGCAGGTGGCCTGCCACTATGCGGAGCAGTTCCTCTAG
- a CDS encoding ABC transporter substrate-binding protein — protein sequence MQKAFMKSLPLRLALAALVLGSATQLAAKPLVVCTEASPEGFDIVQYTTAVTADASAETVFNRLVDFKPGTTEVQPALAERWDISADGLTYTFHLRQGVKFHTTDYFKPTRDFNADDVLWSLNRQLDPNHPWHDKTSVGYPYFESMGFKDLLKSVSKADEHTVVITLNRPEAPFLRDMAMGFTSIYSAEYGDQLLKAGKAAELNSKPIGTGPFIFQRYNKDAQVRFKPNPDYFRGKPPADALVFAIATDSNVRLQKLRANECQVALYPKPDDVPSIKQDPKLKVEEIEALVTGYISMNTEHKYLSDVRVRKAINMAFDRQTHVDQLFGKGNALVGVNPYPPTMIGYNNENRNPPRDLAKARDLLKQAGVPEGTVITLFTRNGGGPTNPNPRLSAEMLQADLKQIGLKLDIRVMEWAEMLRRAKKGEADLVSTGWAGDNGDPDNFLSPLLSCDAAKSGENYARWCNPKFQELISRAREVIDNDERARLYNEALKVYDDDQPWISMAHPKMFTAMRDNVEGYVINPLTNNNFATTKVK from the coding sequence ATGCAGAAAGCTTTCATGAAATCGCTGCCGCTGCGCCTAGCCCTGGCAGCGCTGGTCCTGGGCAGCGCCACGCAACTGGCGGCCAAACCGCTGGTGGTGTGCACCGAAGCCAGCCCGGAAGGGTTCGACATCGTCCAGTACACCACTGCGGTTACCGCCGATGCCTCGGCCGAGACGGTATTCAACCGCCTGGTCGACTTCAAGCCCGGTACCACCGAAGTCCAGCCGGCCTTGGCCGAGCGCTGGGACATTTCAGCAGACGGCCTGACCTACACCTTCCACCTGCGCCAGGGCGTGAAGTTCCACACTACCGACTACTTCAAGCCCACCCGCGACTTCAACGCCGATGACGTCCTGTGGAGCCTCAATCGCCAGCTCGATCCGAACCATCCATGGCATGACAAGACCAGCGTCGGGTACCCGTACTTCGAGAGCATGGGCTTCAAGGACCTGCTCAAGTCGGTCAGCAAAGCCGACGAGCACACCGTGGTGATTACCCTTAACCGACCGGAAGCGCCATTCCTGCGCGACATGGCCATGGGCTTCACCTCGATCTACTCCGCCGAGTACGGCGACCAGCTGCTCAAGGCCGGCAAGGCTGCCGAGTTGAACAGCAAGCCAATCGGCACCGGCCCGTTCATCTTCCAGCGTTACAACAAGGATGCCCAGGTTCGCTTCAAGCCTAACCCGGACTATTTCCGCGGCAAGCCGCCTGCCGATGCGCTGGTCTTCGCTATCGCTACCGACAGCAACGTGCGCCTGCAGAAACTGCGCGCCAACGAATGCCAGGTGGCACTCTATCCCAAGCCCGATGATGTACCGTCGATCAAGCAGGACCCGAAACTCAAGGTCGAGGAGATCGAGGCCTTGGTCACCGGTTACATCTCGATGAACACCGAACACAAATACCTGAGCGACGTTCGCGTGCGCAAAGCCATCAACATGGCCTTCGACCGCCAGACCCATGTCGACCAATTGTTCGGCAAAGGCAATGCACTGGTCGGCGTGAATCCGTACCCGCCGACCATGATCGGCTACAACAACGAGAACAGAAACCCGCCCCGCGACCTGGCCAAGGCGCGCGATCTGCTCAAGCAGGCGGGCGTGCCCGAAGGTACGGTAATCACCCTGTTCACGCGCAACGGCGGCGGCCCGACCAACCCCAACCCGCGTTTGTCTGCCGAGATGCTGCAGGCCGACCTCAAACAGATCGGCCTGAAGCTGGACATCCGCGTGATGGAGTGGGCCGAAATGCTGCGCCGGGCCAAGAAAGGCGAGGCCGACCTGGTGTCCACCGGCTGGGCCGGCGACAACGGCGACCCGGACAACTTCCTCAGCCCGCTGCTCAGTTGCGATGCCGCCAAAAGCGGCGAGAACTATGCGCGCTGGTGCAACCCTAAGTTCCAGGAGTTGATCAGCCGCGCCCGCGAAGTGATCGACAACGACGAGCGTGCAAGGCTCTATAACGAGGCATTGAAAGTGTACGATGACGACCAACCCTGGATCAGCATGGCCCATCCAAAGATGTTCACCGCCATGCGTGACAACGTGGAGGGCTACGTGATCAACCCTCTGACCAACAACAACTTCGCCACCACCAAGGTGAAGTAG